Proteins co-encoded in one Waddlia chondrophila WSU 86-1044 genomic window:
- the glmS gene encoding glutamine--fructose-6-phosphate transaminase (isomerizing) produces the protein MCGIFGYVGKKNSVKIAIEGLKRLEYRGYDSAGIAGVSSGQLFACKEVGKVAILETIVEKADISLDAAIAHTRWATHGKPSGLNAHPHLDTLHSLAVVHNGIVENHDTLRRHLMQQGVAFESETDTEVIAHLVSSFYEGDLLKAVKETIPLLEGSFAIALVHKDYPDQIIAVAHESPLVIGIGEDEAFISSDSHAFISHTREVVFLSNSEIAVVTPDKLEIFNTSLQQIQKEREILSIEAEEISKKGYQHYTLKEINEQPQSIRNALLSRYFEDYGTAVFEELTFDVNELLSIQRVLILACGTSWHAGCVGSYLIEDMARIPVQVEISSEFRYKNPIVPPGTFVVAVSQSGETADTIAALRELKAKAVKVLGICNVHSSTLARECDCTIFLKAGPEIGVCSTKAFVSQVVVFSLFSLLLARMRHMSKADGQEFIQALKVLPEQVQKVLNQADAIQSLAKKYAKYDNFFYLGRHYMFPTALEGALKLKEISYINANGYPAGEMKHGPIALIGPDCPTVAFCANRLTYDKLLSNLMEIKSRSGPIIAISEEGSAGIDSIADDVIWVPASRDEIAVVPTTVAAQLFAYYVALERGEDIDQPRNLAKSVTVE, from the coding sequence ATGTGCGGTATTTTTGGATACGTAGGAAAGAAAAATTCCGTCAAGATTGCGATCGAGGGACTGAAGCGTTTAGAGTACAGGGGATACGATTCTGCGGGTATTGCAGGGGTTAGTTCGGGTCAGTTGTTTGCCTGCAAAGAGGTAGGAAAGGTTGCCATTCTTGAAACGATCGTAGAGAAAGCCGATATTTCACTTGATGCCGCGATCGCCCATACTAGATGGGCAACACACGGAAAGCCGAGTGGACTCAATGCGCATCCCCATCTGGATACCCTCCATTCACTTGCCGTTGTGCACAACGGTATTGTAGAAAATCATGACACTTTGCGCAGGCATTTGATGCAGCAAGGGGTTGCCTTCGAATCAGAAACTGATACCGAAGTGATCGCTCATCTCGTCAGCAGCTTTTATGAAGGGGATCTATTAAAAGCTGTAAAGGAGACGATTCCGTTGTTGGAAGGATCGTTTGCGATAGCTCTTGTCCATAAAGATTATCCCGATCAAATCATTGCTGTTGCTCATGAATCGCCCCTGGTGATTGGAATAGGAGAAGACGAAGCGTTCATTTCATCTGATTCTCATGCTTTTATCTCTCACACCAGGGAAGTGGTTTTCCTTTCGAATTCCGAAATCGCTGTTGTCACTCCTGACAAGTTGGAAATTTTCAATACTTCGCTTCAGCAGATTCAAAAAGAGCGTGAAATCCTTTCTATCGAAGCTGAAGAGATCTCAAAAAAGGGATATCAGCACTACACTCTGAAAGAGATTAATGAGCAGCCTCAGTCTATTCGAAACGCTCTGCTTTCCCGCTACTTTGAGGATTACGGAACTGCCGTTTTCGAAGAATTGACATTTGATGTCAATGAGTTGCTCTCTATCCAGCGAGTGTTGATTCTCGCTTGCGGCACTTCGTGGCATGCAGGCTGCGTTGGTTCCTATCTGATCGAGGATATGGCGCGCATTCCTGTCCAGGTGGAGATCTCTTCTGAATTTCGATATAAAAACCCTATCGTTCCCCCGGGTACATTTGTCGTGGCAGTCAGCCAGTCGGGCGAAACGGCCGACACTATTGCCGCATTGAGGGAGCTAAAGGCAAAAGCTGTAAAAGTATTGGGAATTTGCAATGTGCATAGCTCTACGCTGGCAAGAGAGTGCGACTGTACGATCTTTCTTAAAGCTGGACCTGAGATAGGCGTCTGTTCAACGAAAGCATTTGTTTCGCAAGTCGTTGTTTTTTCTCTTTTCTCTCTCCTGCTTGCACGGATGCGCCATATGAGCAAAGCAGACGGACAAGAATTTATTCAAGCGCTGAAGGTCTTGCCTGAACAGGTGCAAAAAGTGTTGAATCAGGCAGATGCCATCCAGTCTCTTGCTAAAAAGTATGCGAAATACGACAACTTTTTTTACTTGGGCCGCCACTACATGTTTCCTACAGCGTTGGAAGGAGCATTGAAGTTGAAAGAGATCTCTTATATCAATGCCAATGGATATCCAGCCGGTGAGATGAAGCATGGACCGATCGCTTTGATCGGGCCTGATTGTCCGACAGTCGCTTTTTGCGCTAATCGGCTGACTTATGACAAGCTGTTAAGCAATTTGATGGAAATCAAGTCTCGGAGCGGGCCGATCATTGCAATTTCAGAAGAGGGAAGTGCCGGGATCGACAGTATTGCCGATGATGTGATCTGGGTTCCGGCATCCAGAGATGAGATTGCTGTGGTTCCTACAACCGTCGCTGCGCAGTTATTTGCCTACTATGTTGCATTGGAAAGAGGAGAGGATATCGATCAGCCGCGCAATTTGGCTAAATCGGTCACAGTCGAATAA
- a CDS encoding amino acid permease: MDRKLIIGTLLVSGTCIGGGMLALPVLTSLGGFVPSMVIFLLCWLFMAGTGLLFLEVCHWMNGDTNIVSMAGKTLGKGGKAFAWLLYLFMFYCLTLAYIVGCGNLVTEILPLPAWAGSLVFVAVFSPAVFFGARVVGRVNSLLMVGLLVSYFVFVAIGIPYVNVENLKHIDWPSSLLALPVAFTSFAYQGIIPTLSRYMEFNIRKTRSAILLGSFLPFAAYVIWQWLILGIVPTFSENGLADTLEVGGNAVDPLKFFIKHSSVYTVGQFFAFFALTTSFYGVTLGLLDFLADGLDIKKDAKGKFFLSMLVFVPPLFLAVSYPRVFLTSLEYAGGYGSALLLGLLPILMVWSGRYCQKLPSKYSLFGGRITLVLMLLFVIFEIIFETAHLIFH; encoded by the coding sequence ATGGATAGAAAACTTATTATAGGAACGTTGCTCGTTTCCGGAACGTGCATAGGGGGGGGGATGCTCGCGCTTCCCGTCTTGACCAGCTTAGGAGGGTTTGTCCCTTCCATGGTGATTTTCTTGTTATGCTGGCTTTTTATGGCGGGAACCGGGTTGCTGTTTTTGGAAGTTTGCCATTGGATGAATGGAGACACTAATATTGTTTCTATGGCAGGAAAAACTCTGGGAAAAGGGGGAAAGGCGTTTGCCTGGCTTCTCTATCTCTTTATGTTTTATTGTCTGACGCTTGCCTATATCGTTGGATGCGGAAATCTCGTGACTGAAATCCTTCCCTTGCCTGCTTGGGCGGGCTCTCTTGTTTTTGTTGCGGTTTTTTCGCCCGCGGTCTTTTTTGGAGCACGTGTTGTCGGCAGGGTCAACAGCTTGTTGATGGTAGGACTGTTGGTTTCTTATTTCGTTTTTGTTGCCATTGGAATTCCTTATGTCAACGTTGAGAATTTGAAGCATATTGACTGGCCTTCATCGCTTCTTGCACTTCCTGTTGCCTTCACATCGTTTGCTTATCAAGGAATTATTCCCACGTTATCCCGCTACATGGAGTTTAATATCAGGAAAACTCGATCTGCAATTTTACTGGGGAGCTTTTTGCCTTTTGCTGCCTATGTCATTTGGCAATGGCTCATTTTAGGGATTGTCCCCACTTTCAGTGAAAACGGGTTGGCAGATACCTTGGAGGTCGGCGGCAACGCAGTCGATCCCCTTAAATTTTTTATCAAACACTCATCTGTGTACACCGTCGGGCAATTTTTCGCCTTTTTTGCTTTGACGACATCTTTCTACGGGGTAACCTTAGGACTGCTCGATTTTTTAGCTGACGGTCTGGACATCAAAAAAGATGCTAAAGGGAAGTTCTTTTTGTCGATGCTTGTTTTTGTCCCGCCTCTTTTTCTAGCTGTCTCTTATCCTCGAGTTTTCCTCACCTCTTTAGAATACGCAGGAGGATACGGAAGTGCATTGCTTCTCGGATTGCTGCCTATTCTCATGGTTTGGTCAGGAAGATATTGCCAGAAGCTGCCTTCAAAATATTCCTTGTTTGGAGGGAGAATCACCCTTGTTTTAATGCTGCTGTTTGTGATTTTTGAGATCATTTTTGAAACAGCGCATCTCATTTTTCATTAA
- the rhuM gene encoding RhuM family protein → MPKKPQMDADEHGLETAKGQFLVYQAEDGRLKLDVRLEGETVWLTQPLIAELFQTTQQNISQHILSIYEEGELAPETTHKKFLSVRSEGKREVKRLLDYYSLDMIISVGYRVKSHVATRFRIWATQQLTEFVKKGFLLDDERLKNPDQPFDYFEELERRIQDIRISERRFYQKITDIYATSIDYDPTLDISIEFFKTVQNKMHWAITGQTAAEIIHSRADADKPNMGLTSYR, encoded by the coding sequence ATGCCGAAAAAGCCACAGATGGACGCAGATGAACATGGATTGGAAACTGCCAAAGGGCAGTTTCTTGTGTATCAAGCGGAAGATGGTCGTTTAAAGCTAGATGTACGCCTCGAAGGAGAGACGGTCTGGTTGACGCAACCCTTGATAGCGGAACTATTCCAGACTACCCAGCAAAATATAAGCCAACATATTTTAAGTATTTACGAAGAAGGTGAGCTGGCTCCTGAGACAACTCACAAGAAATTCTTGTCGGTTCGATCAGAGGGAAAGCGGGAAGTCAAACGACTGCTGGATTACTACAGCCTGGACATGATTATCTCGGTTGGCTATCGGGTGAAAAGTCATGTGGCTACTCGTTTCCGCATCTGGGCGACTCAACAACTAACCGAGTTTGTCAAAAAGGGCTTTCTGTTGGATGACGAACGCCTAAAAAACCCTGATCAGCCTTTCGATTATTTTGAAGAGCTCGAACGGCGCATTCAGGATATTCGTATTTCCGAGCGCCGATTTTATCAGAAGATTACCGACATCTACGCCACCAGCATCGATTACGACCCTACGTTGGATATCAGCATTGAGTTCTTTAAAACTGTCCAGAATAAGATGCATTGGGCTATTACCGGCCAAACAGCGGCAGAAATCATCCATTCCCGTGCCGATGCGGACAAGCCGAATATGGGTTTAACAAGTTACCGTTGA
- a CDS encoding AAA family ATPase encodes MQKQLDFSRRPGRFYMLTSNATGANRSSSISKLDSLLYEYESEYHYLFSLVYEAANSKEKAGLQQNYPLPNIARRLLESFLAFRLPSKSGELRQQLDFIDFDVVKKTRILRFLHTYSHSGQISDSEHDPSILIETKQVLNDLLCLIQKDDYRHFNQMKALVTK; translated from the coding sequence ATTCAAAAACAATTGGATTTTTCGCGGCGGCCAGGGAGATTTTATATGCTGACCAGCAACGCAACTGGTGCCAATCGATCTTCCTCTATATCAAAACTCGACAGCTTACTATATGAGTACGAATCAGAATATCACTATCTTTTTAGTCTTGTTTACGAAGCAGCCAATTCTAAAGAAAAGGCTGGCTTGCAACAAAATTACCCTCTGCCCAATATCGCTCGAAGGCTCTTGGAATCATTTCTTGCGTTTCGCCTGCCGTCAAAGTCTGGAGAATTGCGCCAGCAACTCGATTTTATCGATTTCGATGTAGTGAAAAAGACCAGAATTCTCAGATTTCTTCATACATACTCTCACTCTGGACAGATATCCGACTCGGAACACGATCCATCAATTCTTATTGAAACGAAACAGGTACTAAACGACCTGCTTTGCTTGATTCAAAAAGACGATTACCGCCACTTTAACCAGATGAAGGCGTTGGTTACCAAATGA